From a region of the Enterobacter cancerogenus genome:
- the fdx gene encoding ISC system 2Fe-2S type ferredoxin, whose protein sequence is MPKIVILPHADLCPDGAVLEAKTGETILDVALRAGIEVEHACEKSCACTTCHCVVREGFDSLAESTEDEDDMLDKAWGLEPDSRLSCQAQVTDEDLVVEFPRYTINHAREH, encoded by the coding sequence ATGCCAAAGATTGTTATTTTGCCTCATGCGGACCTCTGTCCGGATGGTGCAGTTCTGGAAGCGAAGACCGGTGAGACCATTCTCGATGTTGCCCTGCGTGCAGGTATCGAAGTGGAACACGCCTGTGAAAAATCCTGTGCGTGTACAACCTGTCACTGCGTCGTGCGTGAAGGTTTCGACTCTCTTGCCGAGAGTACCGAAGATGAAGACGACATGCTGGATAAAGCATGGGGCCTTGAGCCGGACAGCCGTTTAAGCTGCCAGGCGCAGGTTACCGATGAAGATCTGGTCGTGGAATTCCCACGTTACACCATCAACCACGCACGCGAGCACTAA
- the iscX gene encoding Fe-S cluster assembly protein IscX gives MGLKWTDSREIGEALYDANPDLDPKTVRFTDMHQWICELEDFDDDPSASNEKILEAILLVWLDEAE, from the coding sequence ATGGGACTGAAGTGGACTGACAGCCGTGAAATCGGCGAAGCGCTCTACGACGCAAACCCGGATCTCGATCCGAAAACCGTACGATTCACCGACATGCATCAGTGGATCTGCGAGTTAGAGGATTTTGATGACGATCCCAGCGCATCCAATGAAAAAATTCTGGAGGCGATTCTGTTAGTCTGGTTAGATGAAGCAGAGTAA
- the hscA gene encoding Fe-S protein assembly chaperone HscA, with translation MALLQISEPGLSAAPHQRRLAVGIDLGTTNSLVATVRSGQAETLADEQGRHLLPSVVHYQQQGHAVGFDARANAARDPANTISSVKRMMGRSLADIQTRYPHLPYQLQASENGLPMIATAAGLLNPIRVSADILKALAARATATLGGDLDGVVITVPAYFDDAQRQGTKDAARLAGLHVLRLLNEPTAAAIAYGLDSGQEGVIAVYDLGGGTFDISILRLSRGVFEVLATGGDSALGGDDFDHLLADYIREQAGIADRSDARVQRELLDAAIDAKIALSDAQTVTVNVAGWQGDITRDQFNDLIAPLVKRTLLACRRALKDAGVEADEVLEVVMVGGSTRVPLVRERVGEFFGRTPLTSIDPDKVVAVGAAIQADILVGNKPDSEMLLLDVIPLSLGLETMGGLVEKVIPRNTTIPVARAQEFTTFKDGQTAMSIHVMQGERELVQDCRSLARFALRGIPALPAGGAHIRVTFQVDADGLLSVTAMEKSTGVESSIQVKPSYGLTDGEIATMIQDSMSYAEQDVKARMLAEQKVEAARVLESLNGALTADAALLSAAERQVIDEAAAHLSAVAECNDADAIEEAIKNVDKQTQDFAARRMDKSVRVALKGQSVDEV, from the coding sequence ATGGCCTTATTACAAATCAGTGAGCCGGGCTTAAGTGCCGCACCGCACCAGCGTCGTCTGGCGGTGGGGATCGACCTTGGCACCACCAATTCCCTCGTGGCGACCGTGCGCAGCGGCCAGGCGGAGACGCTGGCTGACGAGCAGGGCCGCCATCTGCTGCCTTCCGTGGTCCACTACCAGCAGCAGGGCCACGCGGTGGGCTTTGATGCCCGCGCAAACGCCGCGCGCGACCCGGCCAACACGATCAGCTCCGTGAAGCGCATGATGGGCCGCTCGCTGGCCGATATCCAGACCCGCTACCCGCATCTGCCGTATCAGTTACAGGCCAGTGAAAATGGCCTGCCGATGATCGCCACGGCGGCCGGTCTGCTTAACCCGATTCGTGTTTCTGCGGATATCCTCAAAGCGCTGGCGGCCCGTGCCACGGCGACGCTCGGCGGCGATCTGGACGGTGTGGTCATTACCGTGCCGGCCTATTTTGATGATGCACAGCGTCAGGGCACCAAAGACGCCGCGCGTCTGGCGGGCCTGCACGTGCTGCGCCTGCTGAACGAACCGACGGCGGCGGCAATTGCCTACGGCCTCGACTCCGGTCAGGAAGGGGTCATTGCGGTTTACGATCTGGGCGGCGGCACTTTTGATATCTCGATCCTGCGCCTGAGCCGCGGGGTGTTTGAAGTGCTGGCGACCGGCGGCGACTCCGCGCTGGGCGGCGATGACTTTGACCATCTGCTGGCGGACTACATCCGCGAGCAGGCGGGGATTGCCGATCGCAGCGATGCGCGCGTACAGCGTGAACTGCTGGATGCAGCCATCGACGCCAAAATCGCCCTGAGCGATGCGCAGACTGTTACCGTGAACGTGGCGGGCTGGCAGGGTGACATCACCCGGGACCAGTTCAACGATCTGATTGCTCCGCTGGTTAAACGCACGCTGCTGGCCTGCCGCCGCGCATTGAAAGATGCGGGCGTTGAGGCAGACGAGGTGCTGGAAGTTGTCATGGTCGGCGGCTCTACCCGCGTACCGCTGGTGCGCGAACGCGTAGGCGAATTCTTTGGCCGCACGCCGCTCACCTCCATCGACCCGGACAAAGTGGTTGCCGTGGGTGCTGCTATTCAGGCCGATATTCTGGTTGGCAACAAGCCGGATAGCGAAATGCTGCTGCTGGACGTCATCCCGCTGTCGCTGGGATTAGAAACCATGGGCGGTCTGGTGGAGAAAGTCATTCCACGCAACACCACCATTCCGGTGGCGCGCGCGCAGGAATTTACCACGTTCAAAGACGGCCAGACCGCGATGTCCATCCACGTGATGCAGGGCGAACGCGAGCTGGTGCAGGACTGCCGTTCACTGGCACGCTTTGCGCTGCGCGGCATCCCGGCACTGCCTGCGGGCGGGGCGCACATTCGCGTCACCTTCCAGGTCGATGCTGACGGTTTGCTTAGCGTCACGGCGATGGAAAAATCGACCGGCGTGGAGTCGTCCATCCAGGTGAAGCCGTCCTACGGCCTGACCGACGGCGAAATCGCCACCATGATTCAGGATTCAATGAGCTACGCCGAGCAGGATGTGAAGGCGCGTATGCTGGCTGAACAGAAAGTTGAAGCCGCACGCGTGCTGGAAAGCCTGAACGGTGCACTCACTGCCGATGCCGCGCTGCTCAGCGCCGCTGAGCGTCAGGTGATTGACGAGGCGGCTGCGCACTTAAGCGCCGTCGCCGAATGCAATGACGCTGACGCAATAGAAGAAGCCATTAAAAACGTTGATAAACAAACCCAGGACTTCGCCGCACGCCGCATGGACAAATCTGTCCGCGTCGCGCTGAAAGGCCAGTCCGTGGACGAGGTTTAA
- the hscB gene encoding co-chaperone HscB yields MDYFTLFGLPAQYPIDLQALTIRFQDLQRQYHPDKFASGTQAEQLAAVSHSATINQAWQTLRHPLARAEYLLSLHGFDLASEQHTVRDTAFLMEQLELREELDEIEQAKDEARLERFIKRVKGMFDTRHQQMVEQLNNETWDVAADTVRKLRFLDKLRSSAEQLEEKLLDF; encoded by the coding sequence ATGGATTACTTCACTCTCTTCGGATTACCCGCTCAATACCCGATCGATCTGCAGGCCCTGACGATCCGTTTCCAGGATTTGCAGCGTCAGTACCACCCGGACAAATTTGCCAGCGGTACGCAGGCAGAGCAGCTGGCGGCGGTGTCACACTCTGCAACTATCAACCAGGCCTGGCAGACGCTGCGCCATCCGCTGGCGCGGGCAGAGTATCTGCTGTCGCTTCACGGGTTTGATCTCGCAAGTGAGCAGCACACGGTACGCGACACGGCGTTTCTGATGGAGCAGCTGGAACTGCGCGAAGAGCTGGATGAGATTGAACAGGCGAAAGACGAAGCGCGCCTGGAACGTTTTATCAAGCGCGTGAAGGGCATGTTTGATACCCGCCATCAGCAGATGGTGGAGCAACTGAACAACGAGACGTGGGATGTGGCGGCAGATACTGTGCGTAAACTCCGTTTTCTCGATAAACTGCGAAGCAGCGCTGAACAACTCGAAGAAAAGCTGCTCGATTTTTAA